In a single window of the Gossypium hirsutum isolate 1008001.06 chromosome A13, Gossypium_hirsutum_v2.1, whole genome shotgun sequence genome:
- the LOC107895125 gene encoding phosphate transporter PHO1 homolog 7 isoform X1 → MKFGKEFASQMVPEWQAAYVDYSSLKKFLKEIHGVKQKYRQPDTPTRLQRALTLYRSFSGLDPRRNKGGSSFDDHDVENQAILVNSVRGNGSGKYETTFLMVAEEGAEYEQEFFKKLDNELNKVDKFYRSKVKEVMAEAETLTNQMHALIAFRIKVDKLQENFDVSGSNDKIMVPMNALQGTTESDNDAKQSSNGCLEIQEENPKKVVSSIRLAPQEVLNHVKLNQAIQAPFSAAKVYCASNTNKTQMNFSKDNLKKIQNQLKQAFIEFYYKLRLLKNYSFLNVLAFSKIMKKYDKITSRRASKYYMRTVDDSYIGNSDEVTKLMERVEATFIKHFSNSNRSKGMNQLRPKSKKERHSTSFGTGFFAGCTAALILALVLIIHARNILDKEGRVQYMESMFPVYSLFGFMVLHMLMHAGNIYFWRRYRVNYSFIFGFKQGTELGFREALFLSFGLATLALISVVSNLDMEMDPKTGDYKALTELLPLSLLLLVIIVLLCPFNILYRSSRFFLLRTSFRCICAPLYKVKFQDFYLADQFTSEVQAFRSVEYYICHYGWGDFKLRQNTCKSNDIFNTFYFIVAVVPYWSRLLQCVRRFHDEKDPMQGYNGLKYFLTIVALCTRTAYGLDRGTSWKAVAWTFSAMAALYGTYWDLVVDWGLLQRRSKNRWLRDKLLIPYKSVYFGAMVLNVLLRFAWLQTVLDLSLSLHRETLIAIVASLEIIRRGIWNFFRLENEHLNNVGKFRAFKSVPLPFYNDEDEDRID, encoded by the exons ATGAAGTTTGGGAAGGAGTTTGCTTCTCAAATGGTGCCTGAATGGCAGGCAGCTTATGTGGATTACAGTTCATTAaagaaatttttgaaagaaatcCATGGTGTGAAACAAAAGTATCGGCAACCAGATACCCCAACTCGGCTTCAACGAGCATTGACGCTTTATAGAAGCTTTAGCGGTTTGGATCCGAGACGAAACAAAGGTGGGAGTTCATTCGACGATCATGATGTTGAAAACCAAGCGATTCTTGTGAATTCCGTGCGAGGAAATGGCTCAGGGAAGTACGAGACTACTTTTCTTATGGTTGCAGAAGAAGGGGCTGAATATGAGCAAGAGTTCTTTAAAAAGCTTGATAATGAGTTGAATAAAGTCGACAAGTTTTACAGGTCTAAGGTGAAGGAAGTTATGGCTGAAGCAGAAACACTTACCAATCAAATGCATGCTTTAATTGCTTTTAggataaaagtagataaattacAAGAGAATTTTGATGTTTCTGGTTCTAATGACA AAATCATGGTTCCCATGAATGCATTACAAGGCACAACTGAATCAGACAATGATGCTAAGCAATCCAGTAATGGCTGCCTAGAGATTCAAGAAGAGAACCCCAAGAAAGTAGTGAGCAGCATTAGACTTGCTCCACAAGAGGTGTTGAATCACGTGAAGTTGAATCAAGCTATTCAAGCTCCTTTCTCAGCTGCCAAAGTGTACTGTGCTAGCAATACTAACAAGACTCAAATGAATTTTAGCAAGGACAACCTaaagaaaatccaaaaccaaCTGAAACAAGCctttattgaattttattacaAGCTTCGGCTTCTCAAGAACTACAG CTTCTTGAATGTGTTAGCATTCTCTAAAATCATGAAGAAATATGATAAG ATCACATCAAGAAGAGCATCAAAGTATTATATGAGGACGGTGGATGATTCTTATATAGGCAACTCCGACGAG GTAACTAAGCTAATGGAAAGGGTAGAAgccacatttatcaaacatttctCAAATTCAAACCGAAGTAAAGGGATGAACCAGTTGAGACCaaaatcaaagaaagaaaggCATAGTACATCATTTGGCACAG GCTTCTTTGCCGGCTGCACAGCGGCCCTCATACTAGCTCTGGTTTTGATTATACATGCCCGCAATATCCTCGATAAGGAAGGAAGAGTTCAATACATGGAAAGCATGTTTCCAGTATATAG TTTGTTTGGGTTCATGGTTCTACATATGCTCATGCATGCTGGGAATATATACTTTTGGAGGCGATACAGAGTTAATTATTCCTTCATATTTGGGTTCAAGCAAGGAACAGAGCTGGGCTTTCGAGAAGCTCTTTTCTTGAGTTTTGGCCTTGCAACGCTAGCACTGATCAGTGTGGTCTCCAACCTTGACATGGAAATGGACCCTAAAACTGGAGATTATAAAGCATTAACTGAGCTACTTCCTTTAAGCTTGCTTTTG CTTGTGATAATTGTATTGCTTTGTCCTTTCAACATCCTTTATCGCTCAAGTCGCTTCTTCCTGCTCAGAACTTCGTTTCGTTGTATCTGTGCGCCCCTCTACAAG gtaaaatttcaagatttttacTTGGCAGATCAGTTTACTAGTGAGGTACAAGCATTTAGAAGTGTGGAATATTACATTTGCCATTATGGTTGGGGAGACTTCAAACTCAGACAAAACACATGCAAATCGAATGACATATTCAACACTTTTTATTTCATCGTTGCTGTAGTCCCCTACTGGTCTCGTCTCCTTCAG TGTGTCCGAAGGTTCCATGATGAGAAAGATCCAATGCAAGGGTACAACGGATTGAAATACTTTCTGACAATTGTTGCTTTGTGTACGAGGACTGCTTATGGGCTTGACAGGGGAACCAGTTGGAAAGCAGTAGCTTGGACATTTTCAGCCATGGCGGCTCTCTATGGTACTTATTGGGACCTTGTTGTCGACTGGGGGCTACTACAAAGGCGGTCCAAGAACCGCTGGTTGAGGGACAAACTTCTAATCCCTTACAAAAGTGTATATTTTGGagcaatg GTTTTGAATGTATTGCTGAGATTTGCATGGTTGCAAACTGTCTTGGATCTAAGTTTATCATTGCATAGAGAAACATTGATTGCTATTGTTGCCAGTCTAGAGATAATTCGTCGTGGGATATGGAATTTCTTCAG GTTAGAGAATGAACATTTAAATAACGTGGGCAAATTTCGTGCATTCAAATCAGTGCCACTACCTTTCTACAACGATGAGGATGAAGACCGGATTGATTAG
- the LOC107895125 gene encoding phosphate transporter PHO1 homolog 3 isoform X2, with amino-acid sequence MKFGKEFASQMVPEWQAAYVDYSSLKKFLKEIHGVKQKYRQPDTPTRLQRALTLYRSFSGLDPRRNKGGSSFDDHDVENQAILVNSVRGNGSGKYETTFLMVAEEGAEYEQEFFKKLDNELNKVDKFYRSKVKEVMAEAETLTNQMHALIAFRIKVDKLQENFDVSGSNDKIMVPMNALQGTTESDNDAKQSSNGCLEIQEENPKKVVSSIRLAPQEVLNHVKLNQAIQAPFSAAKVYCASNTNKTQMNFSKDNLKKIQNQLKQAFIEFYYKLRLLKNYSFLNVLAFSKIMKKYDKITSRRASKYYMRTVDDSYIGNSDEVTKLMERVEATFIKHFSNSNRSKGMNQLRPKSKKERHSTSFGTGFFAGCTAALILALVLIIHARNILDKEGRVQYMESMFPVYSLFGFMVLHMLMHAGNIYFWRRYRVNYSFIFGFKQGTELGFREALFLSFGLATLALISVVSNLDMEMDPKTGDYKALTELLPLSLLLLVIIVLLCPFNILYRSSRFFLLRTSFRCICAPLYKVKFQDFYLADQFTSEVQAFRSVEYYICHYGWGDFKLRQNTCKSNDIFNTFYFIVAVVPYWSRLLQCVRRFHDEKDPMQGYNGLKYFLTIVALCTRTAYGLDRGTSWKAVAWTFSAMAALYGTYWDLVVDWGLLQRRSKNRWLRDKLLIPYKSVYFGAMVK; translated from the exons ATGAAGTTTGGGAAGGAGTTTGCTTCTCAAATGGTGCCTGAATGGCAGGCAGCTTATGTGGATTACAGTTCATTAaagaaatttttgaaagaaatcCATGGTGTGAAACAAAAGTATCGGCAACCAGATACCCCAACTCGGCTTCAACGAGCATTGACGCTTTATAGAAGCTTTAGCGGTTTGGATCCGAGACGAAACAAAGGTGGGAGTTCATTCGACGATCATGATGTTGAAAACCAAGCGATTCTTGTGAATTCCGTGCGAGGAAATGGCTCAGGGAAGTACGAGACTACTTTTCTTATGGTTGCAGAAGAAGGGGCTGAATATGAGCAAGAGTTCTTTAAAAAGCTTGATAATGAGTTGAATAAAGTCGACAAGTTTTACAGGTCTAAGGTGAAGGAAGTTATGGCTGAAGCAGAAACACTTACCAATCAAATGCATGCTTTAATTGCTTTTAggataaaagtagataaattacAAGAGAATTTTGATGTTTCTGGTTCTAATGACA AAATCATGGTTCCCATGAATGCATTACAAGGCACAACTGAATCAGACAATGATGCTAAGCAATCCAGTAATGGCTGCCTAGAGATTCAAGAAGAGAACCCCAAGAAAGTAGTGAGCAGCATTAGACTTGCTCCACAAGAGGTGTTGAATCACGTGAAGTTGAATCAAGCTATTCAAGCTCCTTTCTCAGCTGCCAAAGTGTACTGTGCTAGCAATACTAACAAGACTCAAATGAATTTTAGCAAGGACAACCTaaagaaaatccaaaaccaaCTGAAACAAGCctttattgaattttattacaAGCTTCGGCTTCTCAAGAACTACAG CTTCTTGAATGTGTTAGCATTCTCTAAAATCATGAAGAAATATGATAAG ATCACATCAAGAAGAGCATCAAAGTATTATATGAGGACGGTGGATGATTCTTATATAGGCAACTCCGACGAG GTAACTAAGCTAATGGAAAGGGTAGAAgccacatttatcaaacatttctCAAATTCAAACCGAAGTAAAGGGATGAACCAGTTGAGACCaaaatcaaagaaagaaaggCATAGTACATCATTTGGCACAG GCTTCTTTGCCGGCTGCACAGCGGCCCTCATACTAGCTCTGGTTTTGATTATACATGCCCGCAATATCCTCGATAAGGAAGGAAGAGTTCAATACATGGAAAGCATGTTTCCAGTATATAG TTTGTTTGGGTTCATGGTTCTACATATGCTCATGCATGCTGGGAATATATACTTTTGGAGGCGATACAGAGTTAATTATTCCTTCATATTTGGGTTCAAGCAAGGAACAGAGCTGGGCTTTCGAGAAGCTCTTTTCTTGAGTTTTGGCCTTGCAACGCTAGCACTGATCAGTGTGGTCTCCAACCTTGACATGGAAATGGACCCTAAAACTGGAGATTATAAAGCATTAACTGAGCTACTTCCTTTAAGCTTGCTTTTG CTTGTGATAATTGTATTGCTTTGTCCTTTCAACATCCTTTATCGCTCAAGTCGCTTCTTCCTGCTCAGAACTTCGTTTCGTTGTATCTGTGCGCCCCTCTACAAG gtaaaatttcaagatttttacTTGGCAGATCAGTTTACTAGTGAGGTACAAGCATTTAGAAGTGTGGAATATTACATTTGCCATTATGGTTGGGGAGACTTCAAACTCAGACAAAACACATGCAAATCGAATGACATATTCAACACTTTTTATTTCATCGTTGCTGTAGTCCCCTACTGGTCTCGTCTCCTTCAG TGTGTCCGAAGGTTCCATGATGAGAAAGATCCAATGCAAGGGTACAACGGATTGAAATACTTTCTGACAATTGTTGCTTTGTGTACGAGGACTGCTTATGGGCTTGACAGGGGAACCAGTTGGAAAGCAGTAGCTTGGACATTTTCAGCCATGGCGGCTCTCTATGGTACTTATTGGGACCTTGTTGTCGACTGGGGGCTACTACAAAGGCGGTCCAAGAACCGCTGGTTGAGGGACAAACTTCTAATCCCTTACAAAAGTGTATATTTTGGagcaatggtaaaataa